The Diachasmimorpha longicaudata isolate KC_UGA_2023 chromosome 2, iyDiaLong2, whole genome shotgun sequence genome segment TGTCTTTGGATCTCGGGGAATTGAACTTGTTAATGAGGACCTCGATGAGGAGTGCTAGGGAGCAGTCATAGACATAAATTGGGAGGATCAGGCCTGATTTAGGTCCCCCAGAGGGAACTCTTCGTCTTCTATCTGTCTTTGGAGTACTCTCAGTAGTCGTCGTCCGACTAGAGATGCTTGATTCAATCTCAAATTTCTTAGGAGTACCGAACCATGAGGGGATGGCTTTCTCCTCGGATGGGGACAGTTTGTCTAATTTTTCTAGTGACTTCTCTCTCGAGTATTTTCGATGTCTCAGGGATGGATTGAACAGTGTTCGTACGTCTTTCTCTGTTGAAGGGAGGAGTGTTAGGATTATGTGGGTTGTACTGATGCCATTAATGAAGCATCGCCATCTTATCGAGTTCTTCTGCTTCTCGGTGAGGTCTTGGGAAAAGGGCAGAGGAGTGGAGACCTCGCGGGGGCGCGAGAAGAGCATTTCTGTGAATTCTTGAGATTCGGAAGCGGTCAGAATGATTTCCTTGTTGTGGAGGTGCTTCATATGATCCATGAGATTCTCAAGGAGAATACTGTTTGTGTTCTCCGCATTGTCTTCTGCAAATGATGGTCCTAAAGCgggaatttataaaatttaatttcgtcTTTGAGCTATTGTTCTTTTAGatgatttcataaaaaattttctaataaaaaatcccaTAGAAGTGTTctactcattaaatttccaaaatgcACGTGAACTAAAATGAGAAAGGAAATCATTTGATTTCACAACTTTAATTAACTATTAATTTGTGAAAATTCACGGGGTCGAAATTTATTAAGATAATTGTCTAACCATCAGCGAACATGGAGAACAGCAACTCAGCTTGTTGGCACTTGGGAAGAATGCTCAGAGCatcgaaattaaataatttatgatcgATGTTATCATCTCTAGAGGGTGTATCGAGAAACGGCTTGGATTGTGTGAAATTATTGATGGATGTCCGTCGTGAGGGCCCCCGATTACCCTGATTATACAAATTATTCTGGTACTGATATCCATTGGTCGGATCAGCACTGCCCTCGCGGGCCTCCACCTGACTCAGCAAGCTCAAGTGCTCTAGAGTCAAAAGGGCGTTTATGCACTCTTCATCAATTCGGCATATCTGGAAGCAATATTAAAAGCAACCTCCAACAATATATTCTACTCTACATGGCTATCTATTTCTACGAATATTATACATTACAAATGAGGAATTTGTCTCACAACCTtgtataacatttttttcaactattgtGAAGATTACTTAATATTTTGTGGAGAAAATCAAAGAGAAGAATAAAACAGCCACAGATAGTAGATATTTTCAGAAAAAGAAAGagggaaaagaagaaaaaggtCTTCTCTACTGTACATGACTATTTAttcgattaattattattaaatataaatgagGAATTTGTGTCAGTACGCTTGTATACAATATTTGATGAGTTGTTAAAAGATAAAATATAggagatttttattgattataatggagaaaaatgaagagacCAGGTGCCCGGAATAAGTTGGAGGAGTTGAATCTCACTTTTAATGCCAAGCGCAGAGACCACTTCTCCACTTGAACCGCGACACCTCGAACAAAGCCAAAACAATAatccaaaaaattcaagagatGAATGAAACAACCGAGGATTACTTCCacagaaaaaatgaagatctCATCGACGAAAAATTCAGGACGACCCTAAGCTGGAAGAAATAGATCTGGCAATTAATTTGAGTGCAAAACCCACTGCCTAGATCCTCACCTCCAACTGAGTGTCTCCTGGACGAATTGGCAGACGAAGTGACCGACGAAAAACACCACTTGGAAACTTTCACAATCacagaaatcaatttttttccccatcgtTGAGATATATCACGAGTGACCGAAGTGTTCGACACGTTAATATAAAAAGTGAAATGACTAGGCCCAGGTGACAACGCCAGGGGGCCCATATATACCCACGGTAACTGATAGGAAAACCCCGTCTAGGTCCCTCATCGATATCCGAGCCCCACCCTGATAACGATAACGACACGCTTGAGATACACAGATACAACGTGTCAACTTCAATCATTTCAACGAgattttattgatgaattcaattgatatTTCGGAGAATTGAAGCAGTCCCGGGGTGCAAAGGTCCATTTCACTCCTGGAGAATTCACCTCACCCTCCTAATTGGTAACTGGATTTCATTCCAGTGTTATCTTATTGAGTGATAAGACGAAGAATCGGTAAACCGAAGTTTTTCGGGGAAGGCCTAGTCAGACAAAAATTATACTCTCTCGaacgaatttttctctcgagACTGTGATGACTTTGAGGAGTTTTGATATCAGCGCTGGGAGATAAGATTCTATCGAGAGATTAATTTCGACAGCATATTATTTTCAAGAAAGTTATCTTAAAAGGAAAAGATAAAAAGGCTTTGGCCTTatcgatgaaataaaattgtatgAATTTCGATTAATTTGGTAATTGACTATTGATAGAATGAAATCAGAAAATTTCGGATAATTAAGGGGTCGAAATTTATCCGTAATTGAACTAAGCGATGAAGAATACAACAATAATCTTTATAAACGGTATCTCGGTCCAATGTTTGCTGAGATATAGATGTCCATGACAAAATAAACCACTTCAAAGCATTAATGTCCGAGAAACAATTCTCCTTTTGAACTGATTACGACCGATTTATCAAGACAGGGGAGATAGCACTGGTACGGAGACTCTCAACACATCCATCGAAACTCAGCAGCGAGATAACTCGATCATATCCCCCTACATTgtgatgatattttttcaaatgaatagaTTCATTACGACAAACCACGAAATTTGAATTAAGTCCTCATAGTTTCTATTTGATCTATTGAGGTCTGTGTAAGTATTGATCCTAGTTATCTTATCAAGCAAGAACACTGAGGAATACGTGAAACCCTTATCACTTCTAACGAACTGACTGATATTCAGAATGATTGTTCCATCTTCACTTTTTGGTTACGGTCTGAAATTTTTTGTCCAAGTCGTCTAACGAATGGTCGACGTgtcaaagattttttttgagattCGAATCTATTAAACAATTCAtggatttataaattattcgtcATTCCACTGATCCATTCATTGGACCAGTTTCTTATGGaccaattgtttttttcgattaaacatttttcagcTCACTAGTACAAGAAAAAGGATCATTTGACGACTGGTATTTCCCGGAATTGTATCTaatcttcatttttctccattaATGTGTTTACTTCCAACTAAATATCAATTcctcattttcatttaatattaataataataatagtgatAACAAACAAGTTAACTCATTAACACCCTAAAAAGCCCTTCTTTGTACCATTTCGAAAGTCAACTTTTTAGAATCCTTCAAAAAAAGTTTCCAGAAAAAGGTTCTATAGTACAATCTTCTACACAAAAATAACTTACAGCATCTGGAAATTGATGATAACTTAATCCATCCGTATACGCTCCCGTAGCATGTCCGGCCTTGACCCTGCCGCACTGTGGCTCGACCCATACCTCAGTGACAATCTGATAGTCTCCGGAATTCTCACTATCATCGTTGCCAGCTTCTCCATCAGCGGTTCCCTCGTCGCTTTCCTCCTCAGACTCACTATCCTTCTCCATGCTAGGACTGCTAATAGTGTGTGGTGGAAAAATGACATACTGGATAACGCATGGGTGATATTCGTTCATCGCCCCCAGCATCTCCACCTCCAGCACCATATTAATGATTCCCGCAGCCGAGTACGCAAAATTGAAGCCCTCATTTAGCCTCATCTTGGTGATAGTCGAAAGAATCCGCGCAATTGCGGTGATATTGAGCTTGGGTACAGTGATTCCAGGAATCGTTTGGATTACCGGTCGTTTGACATTCCATAACCAgcgaaaatggaataaataccTGGAAGAAGATTTCCTCGAAACATTAATAACCtcttaaaataaataacttaTTTCCGTGCAATTACTAACATTACTGACACTCGTGTACAGTAATATTCGaacgtaataataataatacctAGATAAAGTCGTTGTGAGGACACCACCAGGAGTCTGCACACACTTGACAATGGGTTGTGTTCCATCTGGAAAAACGACAGTATTGAAATCTGTCGGCATTCTCTCGTACCGAATGAGAATTCTTTCCAAGGATTTATGAATAATCGTGCAGCAAGGAGTCTCCCTCATCTCCGTGGGTCTATTAGGCAACGTAAGCTTCGAGAGCCTCTCCACCAGGTCCATCACGAGGTTGTGCCTGACAACTCCTTGAGTACCTCCAGCAAATGCCACATGCAGAACTACGCAAAGTGCCTTCGAGTTGATTCTAATAACCGAAAAGGACACTGGTGGCTTCTCCGGCTCTCTATAAATAAACTGAACATACGTGTGATTCTCGACTAGAACGAAAGTCGCCCAGTTCTTGAGCATTGCGTAGAGTACAGCAGCCCCTTGACGACACTGAATGCACTGAAACCTTCCACTCTGATTTGCCTGATGGAGATATTTGGGAAGGGGTCTGTCGTGAGTGAGGACGAGAGTGACCCTCTGAGAGTGCATCCAACGTGCCCATTGGTTCGAGTCCAGCGATGCCACTGGCTTCCAGATCTTCCCAAACTGAGGGCAAACTGCATCACTCAATTGAACAGCAGTTGCTAGAGGATAGGCTGGCAAATAGAACACAGGCATTCCACTTCTGATTGTGTCTGGTACGTTGTACCAGGTCCAGCCTGGCTCTGGAAACCAACTGAAGTGTTCCAACATTGTGTCATTCTCTGTAAGAGAGCTCAAAGTCGCCCAGAACCTGGACACTACATTCTGTCGATACTGCGACTTTAGGGGTTTTTTCGAGAGACAGGTAATGTCATGAAGAAATTCATAAGGGGCTTCAACAGCTATTGTGTACTGAATTGTGTTGCAAGTTGCCACTGATTTCGGTGGCCAGGCACTCGAGATGAAGTACTCGAGGAACACATGCGTCTTCCAGGGGAGAATAAAGCAGATCTCGATGTTTCCATCTCTCAAAGACATTCTCTTGATTAAATAGCCGTCTCTCAATCGACAACAGAGGAGTGAACTGAGGGTGCAGGTGACTTTGTTATCAATTTGCTTCTTTCTGAGGAGCTGAGGCTGAAAACCGTAGAACAGAGAGTTGTCGGTTTGCCAGTAGTTAGATTTTATCGAGTGTTCACTGGGCACTGTTCTGTACAACTGCCAGCAGAGGAAGTTCCTGTGATAGATGTTCATGTCTTCGTTGGTGGAGAATTGAGGCATAAAGGTCATGTAGCAACCAAGGGTCGCTGTAGCCAGGAAACAGAGGATGTCTTGATAAGGTACTAGACCATTTGCACAGTGAGGGTGATAAGCACTTCCTACGTGCAGGAAACTGCAGGCTATTGTCGAGGCTCTCAATTGCTGGACCATTGAGTCTAGAATGTATACGTCAGAAATCCCAACTATTCCATCAGTTACTATTACTAGGTGAGCACAGCTGTGCTCTGGGAGGAGAGCCAGGGCCAGCATTCCATACCTCAGCATATTGATGAAGCTCGCTTCAGAGGAGATCACAGACATATTAGAGAGAGAGTGGGATGAGTTTAAAGTCATCCCCATCGCCGATATCTCATCCTCAAATATCCCAGAGGAGGATCTTTCAGCCTCTGCCCTCGCAATGTTCTCCTCGAGGGAGTTCAAACGTTTCTCAATGAACTGCATGAGATAAAGGATGTTCTCAGATGTTATCAGCCAACTCTGAACTAGTACCTGTTGGGCTGGATTTGTGAAGAATGGGGTGTGCACGATTATCGTGACATAGATCTCTGGTCGAAGGATTCGTTTAGTTCCAGGGACGGTGAAGGATTTGGAGACATTCTCCAAGCACTGTTTCATCGCCATGTAAACCTCGTCCATCACCACTTCTCCACGCTGAATGTCAATAGTTCCTAAGGAGGGACTTAGGTCCAGGCAAAAGACCATTCGGTACTTGTGAGCGAGAAATATCACCGATGAACTTGAAGTTATTCTGTACTGGTACTCATGACTGGTGTCGTCACTCCAGGGGGACGAGTGGTCTTTGGGAATGATGGAGACTACCTCCAGTTCTGGAGCTTCATCGGGATCATGCCTCTGGGTTTGAATGGTTATCACAGTGTCTAGGTGCTCCAAGATCCACTGGGCCCTGACATTTCGGGATATGGGAAATCCCTTTTTCATCAAGAGGTACACCGTTCCTGCCTCCAGGATGGGCCTCTCATCAGTCTATAAATGGCCAATAAACCATTGAAATAATCGAATAATTACGAATTAGTGGTGAATGGAACTGATAAATACCTCTCCCGCAGGACGATACATCATTGATAAACTATCTACACTTAATTTAACGGTCAATTTACTAAAGtaactatttatttacatttcctTGAATCTAAACACCATTACGTTATGAATGAAATGTTTGTTATAGGCTGAAGACACCGAACACAATCAACGTACAAGgataaatagaaaattgcCATTTGATTGGGTAGTTGTACAAAGGTCACtactaataatttatattttttttggcagagaTTAAGTGATGATAACAATACATAACCTAGAATGGTATTTATTATGCACTAGAGTGTGCTCATATAGAAAAAACAGACGGAGAAGAGATGTCTGTGGACATCAGGAAGGTGCAAAGAGGATGGACTAAAGTAGCAGTTCAGTTCTGGGGGGTTTGAACTGACGTCagcagttgaacaagtacctCGGGATGCCGCGCGCAGCGCTGTGTTCTGTGTGAGCTTCCCCATGTGGCACATAGAAGTCACTACGTGAGttgcatttttaattatttatttaaaaataaatgagaaactaaCGAAGTATTCTGAGCTCAGTACAGACGGATACAAATCTAGTACAAACGATAGAATTACTTGATTTTGCGAAAAGAAATTATCTGTCGGCTGTCTCCATACAAATTTTGGCTATAGAAAAAAAGAGTGCGAGGACCGTTAGATTTTGTCGCAATTCATCACACTGCGTCATTAATTTATAAGCCCCAAAATTTGCGAATTAAGTTCGTGGAATTGCTCACAGAATCGCAAGCAGACGTCGTTGGATCAAGAGGTTAGGTCATTCAGTGTCATGCTAAGTGAAAATGAAAGTGAAAGGCCGACTGTGCCATTTGTTTGATCActaataaatcataaattccctattgttaataaacaaatataCCAATTGCTGGTTGAATGAGGAGAAACTGTGCAATTATTATTGTACGACTCGGATGATAGTTAATGACATTCGATCGTTATTCATCTATGTGCTGAATGTGTACGCGTACAACAATGTGACAGCAACAATGATCATATGGGACTTGTCATTCTGTGTTTAAgataagaaaaatcattgatatgCTTATGTAACATCATCGTGAAAAACTCACAAATTGATGGTATGATTTGTGTGAGATGCTTTTTCATTTCAGCAACTCGCTGTTTATCAGAGTCATCCCATATTTATCGCGCACATAAGAGTCTTGGAGTGTATCGTGGAACGTTGTTATCAGCTGGGCGCAAAAGGTAGTTGTGAAATTTCACGAGCATATTCAGGCAAATTAACATTTATGCTTTATCATtcagaatgataaaaattcgcATGTACTAGGCTGCAATACTTTTGCTTTTCTTTCAGCTCAAAACCATACTCTATTCATTTgagagtttaaattatttgatttgatATATGAATGGAGTGAATTCGGAAGGGAATTCTAAgggattttttgttgttgtcGATTCtatctgaaaattttaaaactcAACTATTTATTGAGATATTTCTTATAGAAATTCCTCCGCTGAAAATGTTGAAGTTTAAAAGAAGAAACTTGCAAGAtatcaaatggaattcaaatttattgtgaaattttaaaattttgaaaaatgtctgTGGCCGGCGCTAGCCACTAGGGGTAACGTCCTGGAAGCTCCCACAGGTCCCTATAGATTAAACCTCGAAATACcaccacaaaattcaattgcaaCTAATGTACATCTCCCTTGACATCAACCCCCTTTCAGAATAGACTACACACTGCCCCCTGCCTTAACAATGGCATCATCCTCGCACCCTCCACCCCACCGGAACAAACTGGCGCTAGAGAAGTCCCCCTACCTCCTCCAGCACGCCTCGAACCCGGTGCAATGGTACCCCTGGGGTGACGAAGCCTTAGAAAAAGCCAAACGCGAGGACAAGCTAATTTTCTTATCGGTCGGCTACTCCACGTGTCACTGGTGTCATGTGATGGAGCACGAGTCCTTCGAAAACGAGATCATCGCGAAGATCATGAATACATACTTCGTAAACATAAAGGTGGATCGAGAGGAGCGACCGGACATTGATAAGATCTACATGACTTTTGTCCAGAACATCTACGGCCACGGTGGTTGGCCAATGAGTGTCTTTTTAACACCAAGTCTAATCCCAGTGATGGGAGGCACATATTTCCCACCAGTGGATAAATACGGCCAGCCCGGTTTTGAAAGAGTCCTGCTATCACTCTCCCAGAAGTGGCTGGAGAACAAACAAGAACTGATTCGCTCTAGCTCCACGATCCTCGACATCCTAAGGCAATCGAGCAAAGGAGAAACGCTCTCTGGATCTCCCCCTCCATCTGCTGACAGTGGTAACAAATGCGTCCAGCAACTAGTCCGCTCGTTCGACCCTGAATTCGGTGGCTTCTCCGACGCCCCGAAATTCCCCCAGCCTGTCAATCTGAATCTCCTCTTCCACATGTACGCACGTGACCGCAATAGTGATCTCGGCAAGCAATGCCTGAGCATGTGCATAAAAACCCTGAAGAAGATGGCGAACGGAGGAATCCATGATCACGTGGGTCAGGGTTTCTCGAGGTACTCGGTTGACGGCAAATGGCACGTACCTCATTTCGAGAAGATGCTTTATGATCAAGGACAGCTGTTGAGATCATACTCAAACGCTTTTGTGGCAACTAAGGACACCTTTTACTCTGACATAATCGACGACATTGTCACATATGTCACGAGAGATCTCAGGCATAAGGAAGGGGGATACTACAGCGCTGAAGACGCTGACTCCCTGCCTTCGGCTAATGCCAGACAGAAGAAGGAAGGGGCTTTCTACGTGTGGAGTGCTGAGGAGATTGATCAGCTTCTGGATAAGAACATCAAGAATGAAACACGACTGAGCGATATTTACATTTATCATTACGGGGTGAAGAAGAACGGAAATTTAGAGAAACGTCAGGATCCACACAATGAAATGACTGGAAAGAATGTTTTGATTGTCTATGGGGGACTGGAAAAAACTGCGGAACATTTTAAGATAAGTGTTGATGAGTTGAAGGGGCACCTAAAGGATgcgaataaaatattgtttgaGGAGCGTTCGAAGAGACCCAGGCCTCATCTGGATGACAAGATCGTCACTGCATGGAACGGATTGATGATCAGCGGATTGTCGTACGCTGGTGCGGCCATGAGGAACAAGGATTACGTGCAGTATGCGGTGGATGCAGCTAAGTTTACCGAGAAGTATTTGTTTGATAAGGATAAGAGGGTTCTCTTGAGGAGTTGCTACAGGGGGGATAATGATGTTATCACTCAGCCAGGGGTTCCTATCAACGGATTCCACGGCGATTACGCTTTCATGGTACAGGGACTTATTGATTTGTATACTGCTACATTGGATTCACAGTGGCTGGTACTCGCTGAAGAACTACAGGATGTGCAGGATGAGCTATTTTGGGATGCCGAGGGAGGAGGGTATTTCAATACCACAAaaggggagaaaaatattattctccgGCTCAAAGATGGtgagttttttctttcacatgacacattttatttgtcaactctggaattttctatttcCCGATGGaaccattaatttttgttcttaTTTCGTTTGAAAAAATACTGTGATAACtattctttagaaaaaatatctcataGTACATTCATTCCTTTTAATGGACATGTAATAATGACAGAAATTCCTCGAAATTATATTTACCCCCTGTTACATTTACCATAGCTGGTGGATAATCATTGTGATAATCATTGTGATCGTGATAATCATTATGATCATCCATTTGGGTCTTAATGAGGGTATTTACGGAGATGAGCGCATTGCCATTCGTAGAACATGATGGGGCAGAGCCGTCAAGCAACTCCGTAGCTGCTAATAATCTACTACGTCTAGCTTCATTGTTGGATCGAAAAGATTATAATGAAAAGGCTGAGGCGATCTTCAAACATTTTTCGGACACCTTAACGAGAATTCCAGTGGCCGTGCCAGAACTAGGTTGTGCTTTACTTCATTATCATGATGCTACAACTCAAGTGAGTAATCTTAGAGcaaaattacaaataattgAAAGGAACTTCAACGATACCATTCAAAATTTGAAAGTTGATAAAAACTCTTGAGGAAAGCGCGACGGGTTAATAccagaattaatttatttattcatctatCAATAATCGTATGCATGAACAAATGTACAAAAGTGCTTGTTATACTTCCAGCTGTATATAGCAGGAAAGAAGGACGCGAAGGACACGCAAGAACTTCTGGACGTAATCAGAGACCGCCTAATTCCTTCCAAAGTTCTACTTCTAATCGATCCAGATGATACTGATTCGATAATATCGCGAAAAAATGAACTCGTTTTGAAAATGAAACCGCACAACGGTCGAGCGACGATATTTGTATGTCGCCATAGAACTTGTTCTTTACCAATCGTTGAACCCCAGCAACTGAAGGAACTCCTAGATTCCGCTAAATAAATCCTATATAGATCCCCATCTATTATACATTAAACGCTTAACCGATCAAATACTATTAATCGAGGATTCTATTTCACCCAGTGCGAATAAATGCAATTGTAATTTGATATTGCAATTGATATTGAGATGTGGAAAGAATAAACACCGAATTGTGATAGAAAAATTAGGTTTATTGATGTATATTGCTGCTGTAAACATgagaaatattataaaatagaTTTGTTGTgctggaaaataaattgattgttgAGTTAGAGCTCATCTTTGGGGATAGTTTCACCAATATCACGAACACTGCCGACGAAGAGGGGAATGTCACTGGGTTTATGCCGGATTGCGATCA includes the following:
- the LOC135172684 gene encoding spermatogenesis-associated protein 20 isoform X2; this encodes MWHIEVTTIDYTLPPALTMASSSHPPPHRNKLALEKSPYLLQHASNPVQWYPWGDEALEKAKREDKLIFLSVGYSTCHWCHVMEHESFENEIIAKIMNTYFVNIKVDREERPDIDKIYMTFVQNIYGHGGWPMSVFLTPSLIPVMGGTYFPPVDKYGQPGFERVLLSLSQKWLENKQELIRSSSTILDILRQSSKGETLSGSPPPSADSGNKCVQQLVRSFDPEFGGFSDAPKFPQPVNLNLLFHMYARDRNSDLGKQCLSMCIKTLKKMANGGIHDHVGQGFSRYSVDGKWHVPHFEKMLYDQGQLLRSYSNAFVATKDTFYSDIIDDIVTYVTRDLRHKEGGYYSAEDADSLPSANARQKKEGAFYVWSAEEIDQLLDKNIKNETRLSDIYIYHYGVKKNGNLEKRQDPHNEMTGKNVLIVYGGLEKTAEHFKISVDELKGHLKDANKILFEERSKRPRPHLDDKIVTAWNGLMISGLSYAGAAMRNKDYVQYAVDAAKFTEKYLFDKDKRVLLRSCYRGDNDVITQPGVPINGFHGDYAFMVQGLIDLYTATLDSQWLVLAEELQDVQDELFWDAEGGGYFNTTKGEKNIILRLKDEHDGAEPSSNSVAANNLLRLASLLDRKDYNEKAEAIFKHFSDTLTRIPVAVPELGCALLHYHDATTQLYIAGKKDAKDTQELLDVIRDRLIPSKVLLLIDPDDTDSIISRKNELVLKMKPHNGRATIFVCRHRTCSLPIVEPQQLKELLDSAK
- the LOC135172684 gene encoding spermatogenesis-associated protein 20 isoform X1 yields the protein MICVRCFFISATRCLSESSHIYRAHKSLGVYRGTLLSAGRKRIDYTLPPALTMASSSHPPPHRNKLALEKSPYLLQHASNPVQWYPWGDEALEKAKREDKLIFLSVGYSTCHWCHVMEHESFENEIIAKIMNTYFVNIKVDREERPDIDKIYMTFVQNIYGHGGWPMSVFLTPSLIPVMGGTYFPPVDKYGQPGFERVLLSLSQKWLENKQELIRSSSTILDILRQSSKGETLSGSPPPSADSGNKCVQQLVRSFDPEFGGFSDAPKFPQPVNLNLLFHMYARDRNSDLGKQCLSMCIKTLKKMANGGIHDHVGQGFSRYSVDGKWHVPHFEKMLYDQGQLLRSYSNAFVATKDTFYSDIIDDIVTYVTRDLRHKEGGYYSAEDADSLPSANARQKKEGAFYVWSAEEIDQLLDKNIKNETRLSDIYIYHYGVKKNGNLEKRQDPHNEMTGKNVLIVYGGLEKTAEHFKISVDELKGHLKDANKILFEERSKRPRPHLDDKIVTAWNGLMISGLSYAGAAMRNKDYVQYAVDAAKFTEKYLFDKDKRVLLRSCYRGDNDVITQPGVPINGFHGDYAFMVQGLIDLYTATLDSQWLVLAEELQDVQDELFWDAEGGGYFNTTKGEKNIILRLKDEHDGAEPSSNSVAANNLLRLASLLDRKDYNEKAEAIFKHFSDTLTRIPVAVPELGCALLHYHDATTQLYIAGKKDAKDTQELLDVIRDRLIPSKVLLLIDPDDTDSIISRKNELVLKMKPHNGRATIFVCRHRTCSLPIVEPQQLKELLDSAK
- the LOC135172684 gene encoding spermatogenesis-associated protein 20 isoform X3; protein product: MASSSHPPPHRNKLALEKSPYLLQHASNPVQWYPWGDEALEKAKREDKLIFLSVGYSTCHWCHVMEHESFENEIIAKIMNTYFVNIKVDREERPDIDKIYMTFVQNIYGHGGWPMSVFLTPSLIPVMGGTYFPPVDKYGQPGFERVLLSLSQKWLENKQELIRSSSTILDILRQSSKGETLSGSPPPSADSGNKCVQQLVRSFDPEFGGFSDAPKFPQPVNLNLLFHMYARDRNSDLGKQCLSMCIKTLKKMANGGIHDHVGQGFSRYSVDGKWHVPHFEKMLYDQGQLLRSYSNAFVATKDTFYSDIIDDIVTYVTRDLRHKEGGYYSAEDADSLPSANARQKKEGAFYVWSAEEIDQLLDKNIKNETRLSDIYIYHYGVKKNGNLEKRQDPHNEMTGKNVLIVYGGLEKTAEHFKISVDELKGHLKDANKILFEERSKRPRPHLDDKIVTAWNGLMISGLSYAGAAMRNKDYVQYAVDAAKFTEKYLFDKDKRVLLRSCYRGDNDVITQPGVPINGFHGDYAFMVQGLIDLYTATLDSQWLVLAEELQDVQDELFWDAEGGGYFNTTKGEKNIILRLKDEHDGAEPSSNSVAANNLLRLASLLDRKDYNEKAEAIFKHFSDTLTRIPVAVPELGCALLHYHDATTQLYIAGKKDAKDTQELLDVIRDRLIPSKVLLLIDPDDTDSIISRKNELVLKMKPHNGRATIFVCRHRTCSLPIVEPQQLKELLDSAK